The following are encoded together in the Xanthomonas sacchari genome:
- a CDS encoding ATP-dependent DNA ligase has product MKRFAALYRQLDQSTATLDKRAALVAYFEQAPPADAAWAIWLLSGGKLRRIANTRELREWIAQESGLPGWLVDDSYDHVGDLAETLTLLLDDPAETPDPAPLRDWIEERLLPVAAQDDAARRAAVVAGWRSLAFDERLLFNKLLTGALRVGVSQRLVQQALAAMSGIDIARIAQRMLGAWSPTPQALEQLLSDEVLPSDRQQPYPFFLASPLEAEAATLGALDDWLLEWKWDGIRLQLIRRDAEVALWSRGEERLDGRFPEIEAAAATLPRDAVIDGELLAWREGEDAPLPFTALQTRIQRRKPGAKTLADTPARVLAYDLLELDGHDLREQPLQQRRAQLQALLEAHADPRLTLSPQVQATTWEQAAALREDARVRGVEGLMLKRATSPYQSGRRRGDWWKWKVAPLTIDAVLLYAQAGHGRRSTLYTDYTFGLWDGEQLVPVAKAYSGLDDSEILALDRWIRAHTTERFGPVRAVTPYHVFELGFEAVNRSSRHKSGIAVRFPRILRWRHDKPFAEADRLSTLQALAR; this is encoded by the coding sequence ATGAAACGCTTCGCCGCGCTGTATCGGCAATTGGACCAGAGCACCGCGACGCTGGACAAGCGCGCCGCGCTGGTGGCGTATTTCGAGCAGGCGCCGCCGGCGGACGCGGCCTGGGCGATCTGGTTGCTCAGCGGCGGCAAACTGCGGCGCATCGCCAACACCCGCGAACTGCGCGAGTGGATCGCACAGGAAAGCGGCCTGCCCGGCTGGCTGGTGGACGACAGCTACGACCACGTCGGCGATCTGGCCGAAACCCTGACCCTGCTGCTCGACGATCCGGCGGAAACCCCGGACCCGGCACCGCTGCGCGACTGGATCGAGGAGCGCCTGCTGCCGGTGGCCGCACAGGACGACGCCGCGCGCCGCGCCGCGGTGGTGGCGGGCTGGCGCAGCCTGGCCTTCGACGAGCGCCTGCTGTTCAACAAGCTGCTGACCGGCGCGTTGCGCGTGGGCGTTTCGCAGCGGCTGGTGCAGCAGGCGCTGGCGGCGATGTCGGGGATCGACATCGCACGCATTGCCCAGCGCATGCTCGGCGCCTGGTCGCCGACGCCGCAGGCGCTGGAGCAACTGCTGTCCGACGAGGTGCTGCCCAGCGACCGCCAGCAGCCCTACCCGTTCTTCCTCGCTTCGCCACTGGAAGCCGAGGCCGCCACGCTCGGCGCCCTCGACGACTGGCTGCTGGAGTGGAAATGGGACGGCATCCGCCTGCAACTGATCCGCCGCGACGCCGAGGTAGCGCTGTGGTCGCGTGGCGAGGAACGCCTGGACGGGCGCTTCCCGGAAATCGAAGCCGCCGCGGCGACGCTGCCGCGCGATGCGGTGATCGACGGCGAACTGCTGGCGTGGCGCGAGGGCGAGGATGCGCCGCTGCCGTTCACCGCGCTGCAGACCCGCATCCAGCGCCGCAAGCCCGGCGCCAAGACCCTGGCCGACACGCCGGCGCGCGTGCTCGCCTACGACCTGCTGGAACTGGACGGCCACGACCTGCGCGAGCAGCCGCTGCAGCAGCGCCGCGCGCAGCTGCAGGCCTTGCTGGAAGCGCACGCCGATCCGCGCCTGACCCTGTCGCCGCAGGTGCAGGCGACGACGTGGGAGCAGGCGGCGGCGCTGCGCGAGGATGCGCGCGTGCGCGGCGTGGAAGGGCTGATGCTCAAGCGTGCGACGTCGCCCTACCAGTCCGGCCGCCGTCGCGGCGATTGGTGGAAATGGAAGGTGGCGCCGCTGACCATCGACGCGGTGCTGCTGTATGCGCAGGCCGGCCACGGCCGGCGCAGCACGCTGTACACCGACTACACCTTCGGCCTGTGGGATGGCGAGCAACTGGTGCCGGTGGCCAAGGCGTACTCCGGCCTGGACGACAGCGAGATTCTGGCGCTGGACCGCTGGATCCGTGCGCACACCACCGAGCGCTTCGGCCCGGTGCGCGCGGTGACGCCGTATCACGTGTTCGAGCTCGGCTTCGAGGCGGTGAATCGCAGCAGCCGGCACAAGTCCGGCATCGCCGTGCGCTTCCCGCGCATCCTGCGCTGGCGCCACGACAAGCCGTTCGCCGAGGCCGACCGCTTGAGCACGCTGCAGGCGTTGGCGCGATGA
- a CDS encoding acyl-CoA dehydrogenase family protein, with product MHTDLPAFATHTVDNQPPPFEPRDLWADDAVLREAIAREGAAGFATTLAQYGALAGDALYRLGFDANRDRPRLRTHDRYGHRIDTVEFHPAYHQLLDAAKRHGVAGLSWHAPQPGAHVARAALSYLHHQAEAGTSCPLTMTHAAVAVLRQDPALREWADKAAAPHYDPRDVPIADKAGITLGMGMTEKQGGSDVRRNATVATPLDGAGAYSLVGHKWFFSAPMSDGFLVLAQAPGGLTCFLLPRRLPDGQLNALRLMRLKDKLGDWSNASSEVEFAGAWAQRVGEEGRGVARIIGMVMLTRLDCMLAAAAQMRMALAQALHHARHRVAFGKRLVEQPLMRNVLADLALESEAATAFALRVARAVDAADTDASEAAFARIATALGKYWLCRRAPAFVNEAQECLGGAGYVEESILPRLYRQAPLNSIWEGSGNIQCLDVLRALAREPATGAAVLAELQTAAGSDPAYDAALDALRAPLAGHAEVDEYGARRLAERIILALQAALLLRSASPAATAFVHSRLAGAHGLAFGTLEPGVPVEELLVRALS from the coding sequence ATGCACACGGACCTGCCGGCCTTCGCCACGCATACGGTCGACAACCAGCCGCCACCGTTCGAACCGCGCGATCTGTGGGCCGACGACGCGGTGCTGCGCGAGGCCATCGCACGCGAGGGCGCGGCCGGCTTCGCCACAACGCTGGCGCAGTACGGCGCGCTGGCCGGCGATGCGCTGTATCGGCTCGGCTTCGACGCCAACCGCGACCGACCGCGGCTGCGCACGCACGATCGCTACGGCCACCGCATCGACACGGTCGAGTTCCACCCGGCCTATCACCAGTTGCTGGATGCGGCCAAGCGGCATGGCGTGGCCGGACTGTCCTGGCACGCCCCGCAGCCGGGCGCGCATGTGGCGCGCGCGGCGCTGAGCTACCTGCACCACCAGGCCGAGGCGGGCACCAGTTGCCCGCTGACCATGACCCACGCCGCGGTGGCGGTGCTGCGCCAGGACCCGGCCTTGCGCGAATGGGCCGACAAGGCCGCCGCGCCGCACTACGACCCGCGCGATGTGCCGATCGCCGACAAGGCCGGCATCACCCTGGGCATGGGCATGACCGAGAAGCAGGGCGGCTCGGACGTGCGCCGCAACGCCACCGTCGCCACGCCGCTGGACGGCGCCGGCGCGTACAGCCTGGTCGGGCACAAGTGGTTCTTCTCCGCACCGATGTCCGACGGCTTCCTGGTACTGGCGCAGGCGCCGGGCGGCCTGACCTGCTTCCTGCTGCCACGGCGCCTGCCCGATGGCCAGCTCAACGCGCTGCGGCTGATGCGGCTGAAGGACAAGCTGGGCGACTGGTCCAACGCGTCCAGCGAAGTGGAGTTCGCCGGGGCCTGGGCGCAGCGGGTCGGCGAGGAAGGGCGCGGGGTGGCGCGGATCATCGGCATGGTGATGCTGACTCGGCTCGACTGCATGCTCGCCGCCGCCGCGCAGATGCGCATGGCGCTGGCGCAGGCGCTGCACCACGCGCGACATCGCGTCGCCTTCGGGAAGCGCCTGGTCGAGCAGCCGCTGATGCGCAACGTGCTCGCCGATCTGGCCCTGGAATCGGAAGCCGCCACCGCGTTCGCGCTGCGCGTGGCGCGCGCGGTGGACGCGGCCGACACCGACGCGTCGGAGGCGGCGTTCGCGCGCATCGCCACCGCGCTGGGCAAGTACTGGCTGTGCAGGCGCGCGCCGGCCTTCGTCAACGAGGCGCAGGAATGCCTGGGCGGCGCCGGCTACGTGGAGGAGTCGATCCTGCCGCGGCTGTACCGGCAGGCGCCACTGAATTCGATCTGGGAGGGCAGCGGCAACATTCAGTGCCTGGACGTGCTGCGTGCACTGGCGCGCGAGCCGGCCACCGGCGCCGCGGTGCTGGCGGAACTGCAGACGGCGGCCGGCAGCGACCCAGCGTACGACGCGGCGCTGGACGCACTGCGCGCGCCGCTGGCCGGCCACGCCGAGGTGGACGAGTACGGCGCAAGGCGCCTGGCCGAACGTATCATACTGGCCTTGCAGGCCGCACTCCTGCTACGCAGCGCCAGCCCGGCCGCCACCGCGTTCGTGCACAGCCGCCTGGCCGGCGCGCACGGCCTGGCGTTCGGCACGCTGGAGCCGGGTGTGCCGGTCGAGGAACTGCTGGTGCGTGCGTTGTCGTAG
- a CDS encoding polymer-forming cytoskeletal protein — translation MSIWKDQGPARKDGLPPVPGNGALPPEPRPPGDAAQGEPLAAVAAAAPAARAPAPAPAAKESLIAADISIEGKIEGTGHIRIAGKFKGDVNVQGDLTIETGAKLSGGVRADKVVIAGELEGNIESASRVELLASGALIGDVKAGSLTVAAGSRMRGQADFGWDDDKHARKGGKPAESDAGA, via the coding sequence ATGTCCATCTGGAAAGACCAGGGTCCCGCGCGCAAGGATGGCCTGCCGCCCGTTCCCGGTAACGGCGCGTTGCCGCCGGAGCCGCGCCCGCCGGGCGATGCCGCCCAGGGCGAACCGCTCGCCGCGGTCGCGGCCGCCGCCCCTGCCGCCCGCGCCCCTGCGCCGGCACCCGCCGCGAAGGAATCGCTGATCGCCGCCGACATCAGCATCGAGGGCAAGATCGAGGGTACCGGGCACATCCGCATCGCCGGCAAGTTCAAGGGCGACGTCAACGTGCAGGGCGACCTCACCATCGAGACCGGCGCCAAGCTCAGCGGCGGCGTGCGCGCCGACAAGGTGGTCATCGCCGGCGAGCTGGAGGGCAACATCGAGTCGGCCTCGCGGGTGGAACTGCTCGCCTCCGGCGCACTGATCGGCGACGTCAAGGCCGGCTCGCTGACCGTGGCCGCCGGCTCGCGCATGCGCGGCCAGGCCGACTTCGGCTGGGACGACGACAAGCACGCCCGCAAGGGCGGCAAGCCCGCGGAGTCCGACGCCGGCGCATGA
- a CDS encoding ligase-associated DNA damage response exonuclease has protein sequence MPNAASQDLVVLRPEGLYCPAGDFHIDPWRPVPRAVITHGHGDHARSGMGEYHCAAAGLPILRWRLGEQAYRAYDYGTRFTLGRAQVSLHPAGHVLGSAQVRIEVDGEVWVASGDYKRQPDPTCAPFEVVRCDTFITEATFALPVYRWPDTSAVAREIVAWRRECGARGEAAVLFCYALGKAQRVLAELQPWDDQPALLHGAVAAGVAVYREAGVAMLDTRTVSELDKRADYAGQLVLAPPSAAGSPWLRRFRHAQLGFASGWMRLRGNRRRRNYDRGFVVSDHADWPDLLRTIDETGARRVIATHGNTDAIIRALNERGVAAEAFRTDYGGEE, from the coding sequence ATGCCGAATGCCGCTTCCCAGGACCTGGTGGTGCTGCGCCCGGAAGGGCTGTACTGCCCCGCCGGCGACTTCCATATCGATCCCTGGCGACCGGTGCCGCGCGCGGTCATCACCCACGGCCACGGCGACCACGCGCGCTCGGGGATGGGCGAATACCACTGCGCTGCCGCCGGCCTGCCGATCCTGCGCTGGCGGCTGGGCGAGCAGGCCTATCGCGCCTACGACTACGGCACCCGCTTCACGCTCGGCCGCGCGCAAGTGTCGCTGCATCCGGCCGGACACGTGCTCGGCTCGGCGCAGGTACGCATCGAAGTGGATGGCGAGGTCTGGGTCGCCTCGGGCGACTACAAGCGCCAGCCCGATCCGACCTGCGCGCCGTTCGAGGTGGTGCGCTGCGACACCTTCATCACCGAAGCCACCTTCGCCCTGCCTGTGTACCGCTGGCCGGATACCAGCGCGGTGGCGCGCGAGATCGTCGCCTGGCGCCGCGAGTGTGGCGCGCGCGGCGAAGCCGCGGTGCTGTTCTGCTATGCGCTGGGCAAGGCGCAGCGCGTGCTCGCCGAACTGCAGCCCTGGGACGACCAGCCGGCGCTGCTGCACGGCGCGGTAGCGGCCGGCGTGGCGGTGTACCGCGAGGCCGGCGTGGCGATGCTGGACACGCGCACCGTGTCCGAACTGGACAAGCGCGCCGACTACGCCGGGCAACTGGTGCTGGCGCCGCCCTCGGCCGCCGGCAGCCCGTGGCTGCGCCGCTTCCGCCACGCGCAGCTCGGCTTCGCCTCGGGCTGGATGCGGTTGCGCGGCAACCGCCGCCGGCGCAACTACGACCGCGGCTTCGTGGTCTCCGACCATGCGGACTGGCCCGACCTTCTGCGCACCATCGACGAGACCGGCGCGCGGCGCGTGATTGCGACTCACGGCAACACCGACGCGATCATCCGCGCGCTCAACGAACGCGGCGTCGCCGCCGAGGCGTTCCGTACCGACTACGGTGGCGAGGAATGA